GGTGCATGATGGCAACACCTTCCTGAACGTCGTTAGAGCCGTAGCAGTTAACCGCGGCGCGTTCACCGTCCGAATAAGCGGTTTTTTCCACAATGTTCAGAGTACCAGTCGCATAGTCATAATCGGTTTTTACATAGGTAAAACCGTTGATGCGGGCAATAATCAGAGCCGCGTCTTTGCCAAGGCCATTTAAGATAACGCGCAATGGTTTTTTGCGAACCTTGTTAGCATTTCTGGCAATCCCGATAGCACCTTCAGCAGCAGCGAAGGATTCGTGGCCAGCCAGGAAAGCGAAACAATCGGTTTCTTCACGCAGCAGCATTGCGCCCAGGTTACCATGGCCTAAACCAACCTTACGCTGTTCAGCAACAGAGCCCGGAATACAGAAAGCCTGTAAGCCTTCTCCGACGATTTCAGCCGCGTCAGCCGCTGTTTTTGCACCGCGTTTGATGGCCAGTGCGGCGCCAAGTGTATAAGCCCAGCAGGCATTTTCAAAACAGATTGGCTGAATACCCTTTACGATACCTGCAACGTCAATGCCTTTTTCATCGCAGATGGCCATTGCTTCCTCTAAAGAAGCAATGCCGTTTGCTTTTAAGACTTCATTGATTTTGTCGATTCTTCTTTCATAACTTTCAAATAATGGCATCTCAGAACCTCCTATTCGTTTCTCGGATCGATGTACTTAGCAGCACCATCGAACTGTCCATACTGGCCGGAAGCTGCATCCATGGCTTCTTTCGGGTCCATGCCTTTTTTGATGTTTTCCATCATTTTGCCGAGCTGTACGAAAGAGTAACCGATGATTTCGTCTTTTTCGTTTAAAGCGACTTTCGTGACATAACCTTCTGCCATTTCCAGGTAACGCGGGCCTTTGGCCAGTGTGCCATACATGGTACCAACCTGGCTTCTCAAGCCTTTACCCAGGTCTTCAAGGCCAGCACCGACCGGAAGACCATCTTCAGAGAAAGCTGTCTGAGTACGGCCATAAACGATCTGTAAAAACAGTTCGCGCATAGCGGTGTTGATGGCGTCGCAGACAAGGTCTGTATTCAGGGCTTCGAGAATTGTTTTACCCGGCAGGATTTCAGATGCCATCGCGGCAGAGTGTGTCATACCAGAGCAGCCGATGGTTTCAATCAGGGCTTCCTGAATAATACCGTCCTTTACATTTAAGGTTAATTTACAGGCACCCTGCTGAGGGGCGCACCAGCCTACACCGTGTGTTAAACCGGAAATGTCTTTAACTTCTTTTGCCTGTACCCATCTGCCCTCTTCAGGGATTGGGGCACAGCCGTGATTTGCATTGCTGGCTACGCAGCACATACTATTTACTTCATGAGAATATTCCATTCGCTAAACTCCCTTCGAATTTTTCCTACAGCTATTATAATATGGGTGTCTCAAAAAAAATATGGTAATTTTTTGTCATTTCGTATTTTTTGTCCCGCTGGGACAAAAATGTAGAAAATGAAAACGGCTAATAGAGTAAAATTTAGCCATTCTTAGAAAATTGAACTTTTTTTGTGAAAAGTTATCTGTAATAGACAAAAAGTTGGGTTGATGTTCGTTTAAAGGTAAGGTACAATGAATCTAAATGTAAATTTGCTAAAATTTACCCGAACGTTGTATCTAATGAGATGAAATTTTGTATAGATGAAAAGAGGTAATGGGATGGATTATATTCACAAATTTAGCATCGGTCCGGTAGAAATGGACAAAATGCTCGAAGAGTATCATCAACTGCGAAAAACCCGCCGCTACTGCGCGGCTTGTCCCAACTACAACAAATATTGGTCCTGTCCGGACTACGCCTTCGACGAGGCTTTGTTTTTAAAGGAATTTAAGTATATGTACCTGATTGCCCGAGAATATGAAATTCCACGGGAAGACCGCCAGAAAATCTTCGGTATTCAGCCTGTGGCCGAGTACTGCAAGCAGGTTATGCAGGCCATGAAGGTTGAATCATGGAAAGACCTTCTGGACCTGGAGGCAGAATTCCCGGGAACACTGTCTTTAATGCCGGGCAACTGCCACGTCTGCGACATTTCCGGAGAAGGTTGCGCCAAGCCAAAGGGGCAGAAGTGCCGCCATCCAGAGCTCATGCGGTTCTCGCTCGAGTCCCTGGGCTTTGACGTGGACGCCATCTGCAAGTATGAAATCGGCGTGCTCCTGCTCTGGCCAAAGGAAGGCCATCTGCCGGAAAAACTGTGCGCAGTGATGGCTCTTATGAGTAATGAGAAGATCCCGATGGATGCCATCAAGGCCCATTTTCCGGATGCTAAAAAGAGCTGGCTGCGTTTTTCGGACACAGCGCCTGAGGCCCGGAACGAGGTACGTCCAAGTGTTAAACGCCAGGAGAGCTGGATCGACAATATGAAAAAGCAAAATCTGGAAAAGGCAGAAGATCCTGCCTACAAGCCGCAAAAGAGCTGGATTGGCTTTAAGAGTGAAGCTTTAGACAGCGGCGACTATGTCAAAGAGCGCCCCTGGCGGGAGGAAGAGCCTGAGGAGGTTCCTGCAGCACCTGAAGAAACCGTCGCGTTGGTAGAGGAAATGATTGAGTCCAGTGCAGAGCCCGAACCGGCTGTGGAACTGGAAACCATTGTGCCGGAGCCGTCCGCTCAGCCAGAGACTGTCTCAGAGGACGAAGAAGATTCCAAATACAAATGGCTCGGTTTTAAACGGAGTGTTGAGGAAGCGGAAGAGGAATTTAAAAAGCGTCCGATTCCAAAATTTAACGTTCCCGAGGAAGAAGAAAAGACTGATGAAAGCGCTGCTGAGGCAACGCAAACAGAAATGGAAGCTCCGGCAGCAGAGACTGTGCCGGAGATTATGGAAACACCGATGGCCGAACCCGAGCCGGAGCCTGTGCAGCCCGCGCCGGAACATCAACCGGAACCAGCACCAGAACCGCCGGCTCCGGAGCCTGTTGAGGAAGAAATTGAGCTCCTGGACGCCTCCAGCGTTGCCAATGTGCTGAGTGCCGCCATCGAAATCGCCAAGGATGTTGTCGGCGACGACTTTATTCCCGAGGAACCCCCGGTATTTAATGAGCCGGAGCCTGTTTCACAGACCGCGGCCACAGAGCCGACACCGGCGGAAGAGGAAGATGACTCTAAATATAAATGGCTGGGCTTTAAAGCTACGAATCTGGAAGAAGAAGAGGGCTTTAAAAAAGGCGGTTGGAAGAAAAATTATTAAGCTGAAGGAGTGGTAATATGAACCAAGCACTCATTCTGATTGACTATACCTGTGATTTTGTAGCGCCTGACGGTAAGCTGACCGCCGGGGCGCCGGCCCAGGCCATTGATGAAAATCTGGCAGCCGCCATCGGAGAAACGATTGAGGCGGGTGGCATGGTCTTTGTAGTGAATGACCTGCATCTGGAAAACGACGGGAGCCACCCCGAAACCGCGCTGTTTCCGCCCCACAATCTTTTGGGAAGCCCGGGCAGAGAGGTATATGGAAAGACCGCTGAAAAGCTGCGGACGTACCAGACGCTTGAAAACAGGCAGGTTTTCTATATGGATAAGTTCCGCTATTCGGCCTTTGCGGGGACAGCACTGGATATCCTGCTCAGGCAGAACCATATCCAGAAGTTGGAGTTGGCCGGTGTGTGCACAGACATCTGTGTGCTGCACACTGCCATCAGCGCCTATAATCTGGGTTATGAGGTCACGGTTCACAAAAACCGTGTGGCAAGCTTTAATGCAGAGGGTCACAAATGGGCCCTGGAGCATTTTAAATCGTCACTGGGATTTACAGTAGTATAAAGAAACAAGGAGATAAGCAATGTTATATTATAAAGCAGATATCGGCGTGATCGGTGGTTCCGGTCTCTATGAGCTGTATCCGGACGTTAAAAAAATTGATGTGGATACACCCTATGGCAAAACCTCCGATGCCATCAGCCTGGTAACCGTCGGGGACAAAAAGGTGGCCTTTATGCCAAGACATGGAAAGGACCATACTCTGAACCCATCCGAAATTAACTACCGGGCCAACATCGACGCTTTTGCTCAGCTGGGAATCCGGGCGTTGATCTCACCCTGCTGCGTGGGTTCGCTGCGTCCGGAAATCGCACCTGGCGATTTTGTAGTCACAGACCAGTTTATCAACATGACCTCAGGCCGCAAGGATACTTTTAACGAGTCCCCCAATGTGGTCCACCTGAGCTCAGCAGATCCCTACGATTCCGGACTCCGCCAGATTGCCCTTGAGGAAGCCGAAAAACTGGGGATCAAAACCCATGACGGCGGCACTGTTGTGGTGGTCAACGGACCACGGTTCTCAACCCGTGCCGAAAGCCGCATGTTTGCCATGATGGGCGCAGATGTCGTCAATATGACCCAGTATCCGGAGGGCTACCTGTGTCTGGAAAAGGGGATTCCGGTTGTCAACATTGCCCTGATCACCGACTATGACGCCGGTCTCGAGGGGCGCCCGGACATCAAGCCTGTGCAGGCTGAGGATGTAGCGCGTGTGCTCGAGGATAACAATGACCGGGTAAAACAGCTGATTTTTAAGATGATTGAACGAATATAGAAAAAGTTACCTCCCTTAAGTATAGGTGAGGTTAGACTGTCAAAGAGTTGGCGCAGCGTGAGGCTGCGCCTTTTATCCAGATAAGGAAAAAGGTCCAGGCGCTGCGGATAACGGTCAGGAATCGTGCCGTTTTACTGGAACAGCCGGACACTGGAGGGATCAGGCACCAACTTTAGTGAAGAAGATACAGGTGTGAGTGCAGTGCCCGCAGGACACTTTTTTCTTCCTTAGGTAAAAGGCTTCGTCTCACAGTTTTTGACACTCTGCCCTCCCTTAACCAAGGGAGGCTTTTTCAGATACCGAGAAAGGAAGAACCATGAAACCTGTTTATTATGAAAACGGCGCTTTAAAAATGCTTGACCAGACCCTTCTGCCAACTGAGGAGGTAACGCACAGTTACACCGACTACCGTGAGATTGCAACAGCCATTGTGGATATGATTGTCCGCGGCGCGCCGGCCATTGGTGTTACCGCCGGATACGGCGTTTATTTCGGCGCTCTGGAATTTAAAGAGCTGCCGCGGGAGGCTTTCTTAAAGGAAATGGAGACAGTCTGCCAGGTGCTCCGGGCAACACGGCCAACTGCGGTCAATCTGTTCTGGGCAGTGGACCGGATGGAAGGCGTGATCGAAAACAACGCGGAAAAAACACCGGCAGAGATCACAGCGCTTCTAAAAACCGAGGCAGATGCCATTTGCAGTGAAGATATCCAGATGTGTCGGGATATGGGCGCATACGGTGCGGAGCTGATCCACCGCAAGGATACCATTCTGACCCACTGCAATGCGGGCGCTCTCGCCACAGCGGATTACGGGACAGCGCTCGGCGTTGTGCGTGCCGCCTGGGAGGCAGGCAAGGAGATCTCCGTCTATGCCGACGAGACAAGGCCTTTTCTGCAGGGAGCCCGCCTGACAGCCTATGAGCTTCACAAAGACGGTATTCCTGTCACGCTGATCACAGACAATATGGCTGGCTGGATGATGAAGCAGGGGAAAATCGACTGTGTGGTGGTAGGTGCAGACCGCATTGCCCGAAATGGTGATGTGGCTAATAAGATCGGAACCTACAGCGTCTCCATTCTGGCAAAGGCCCACGGCATTCCCTTCTATGTGGCAGCGCCAACCTCAACCATTGATTTTAATATGTGGTCCGGCGATGATATTGTCATTGAAGAACGGGATACCCGGGAAATCAGCCATATCAAGGGGCAGCAGATCGCGCCGGACGGTGTGCGCATGGAAAACCCGGCCTTTGACGTTACCCCGCATCAGAATGTTACAGCAATCATCACAGAAAAGGGCGTCGTGTATCCGCCCTTTGACCTGAGCATACCCAGGCTTCAGGACAAATAGGGGAAGCCGATGAAATACAGTATGTTTTCGTGGTTTGGCTATTTCATGCCTTTTGAAGAGCGCATTGACGTGATCAAAGAAGCTGGTTTTGACGAGGTGATGATTTCCTGGGAGGACGAGTGTGAGCCCTATTATCTGGAGAAGGAAAAATTCCCGGATATTGTGCGGAGCAAGGGGCTTGGGATCACCAACATTCACGCGCCTTTTATCGGCTATAACGATATCTGGGAAAAGGGATCTGCGGAAACCCGGGCGCTTTTAGACACATTTGTCAGCTTTGTTCGGGACTGCCATACCTTTGAAATCTCGACTGTGGTGGTACACACCAATGATCTGGATCTTGGCCCTTATAAATGGGAAAACGGGCTGGCCTTTTTTTCTGAGCTGGCGGAGGCCGGAGAGAAGTACAGTGTCAATATCGCCGTTGAAAATGTGTCGCGTCCGTTTTTGCTGAAGGGGCTGCTGGACGCCATCCATGCCGATCATTTTGGGATGTGCTATGACAGCTCCCATGATTATATGCTGCCCTGCGGCAGGGGAAGGATTCTGAAAGCGTACAAGGATCGTATTAAGGCACTGCATCTGTCCGACAATGACCTACAGATTGACAGGCACTGGATACCGGGTGAGGGGGAAATTCCTTTCTGCGAGGTTATGCCTGAGATCCTGAGTACCGGTGTGGATTTTATTTCCTACGAGGTCATTGCTAACGACGAATGGAAAAAGCGGGAGCCCCTTGACTTCTGCCGTGCAGTTCGGAGCAGTCTGGATCTGGATAACAATAATTTCTAATTGCACAATTCGGGGATTTGTGCTAAACTTCAATTAATAACTTAATGATGCTGTTTTGTTAGAGGAAAGCGGTTGAAATCCGCTACAGCCCCCGCTACTGTAATTGCAGACAAGATCCTCATAGACCACTGTCAGGCGTATCCTGATGGGAAGGGAGGATGGAGAAGGAAGCAAGAGTCAGGACACTTGAAGCAAAGCGATATAATCACTTCGGAGGGAAGTAGAGGATTGTATATTTTCATAATCCGGCCTCTCTCGTGGGGTCGGTTTTCTTTGTTTTAAGCCGTTTTAAATTTATTTTATGGAGGGACCAATGAAAAAGAGTGTGTTGAAAAGTTTGCTGATGGCTCTGGCCTGCGCGGCGCTTTTGTTTGGCGCGGCAGGTTGTGCTCAGAAAGGCCAGAAGGGCGGAGAAGCTTCCGGCGCAGTTACCGGAGAAACAGCTTATCCTGTGTCCGTTAGCGACGATTTGGGCAACAATGTGGAAATCGAAAAGGAACCCACAAAAATCGTGTCTTTGTCGCCTGCGAATACAGAAATCCTGTTTGCGCTGGGTGTGGGTGACAAGGTTGTCGGGCGGACCGATTACTGCAATTATCCCGAGGAAGCCGCCCAGGTAGCGGCCATCGGCGATTACAATAATCCCAATGTGGAAAAGATCATTTCCCTTGCCCCGGATGTTGTTTTGGCAGGTGATCTGATCAGCGACGATGTCCGCAGTCAGATTGAAGCTACTGGCGCGAAGGTCATTACCTTTACCCCCATGTCTGTAGACGCGGTGGAAAGCACGATTATCAATATCGGCAAAGTGGTCAACGCCAATGACAAAGCTAAGGAAATCACAGACAGCATGACTAAAAAATACGATGAAATCAAGGAAAAGGCCGTGGCAGCCAATCCGCAGAAATCGGTCTTTATTGATATCGGCGGCTACTACAGCGCTGGAGACAACTCACTGCTGGGCAACATGCTCAAGGATATCAATGCCAAGAACATCGCCTCCGATGCCGGCACAGACTGGCCGCAGCTGAGCGTTGAGCAGATCATCGCAAAGAATCCGGACGTCTATGTGTCTTTCTTTACCACACCAGATGAAATTAAAAAGGTACCAGGCTTTGACCAGGTCAACGCGGTTAAGAATGACGCCATTGTTTATTATGAAATGCTCTCTCCGGACAGCGACCTGATCCAGCGTCCGGGACCGCGTATTGTCGATGGGCTGGAGCTGCTGGCTACAGCCGTTTACCCGGATCAGTTTAAGTAGAAAGATTTTTCCGCAGGCAGGCGTTTGCCGCCTGCGGAGGTTTTAAACAGACGGTTAAGAAAGAGGACGGATGAAAACAAAGTTGAAAAGATATGCGATGCCCTTATCCATTGTGGGGTGCCTGATCTTAATTTATTTATGCACCATCGTAGGCATTACCTCCATTCCTTTTGGCGAAGCCAACAGAATTTTACTGCACGAGGTTCTGCACCTGCCTGTTAATATGGAGGGTATATCAGCTGGTAATATTGCGATTATCTGGAATGTCCGGCTGCCAAGAGTCATTTTGGGCTTTCTGACAGGCGGAGCACTGGCAGTCTGTGGTGCTGCCTACCAGGGGATTTTCAAGAACCCCATGGCAGACCCTTTTATCCTTGGTGTATCCTCCGGCGCGGCTCTGGGCGCGTCGATCGGGATTGTCATGCACTTTTCAGCAGGTTTCCTGGGATTAAACGGAACCGCTGTTTTAGCTTTTGTAGGTGCCTTTCTGGCGATCTTTTTAGTGTACAACATTTCAAAGGTCGGGAGAAAAGTACCGGTTGCTTCCCTGCTACTGAGCGGGATTGCCGTGAGCCAGTCGCTGACGGCTTTTATGTCCCTGCTCATGATTTTCAATGTCCAGAGTATGAATCAGATTATGTTCTGGACCATGGGAAGCCTGAATGGCAAGGGATGGGACCAGGTAATCACTGTGTTACCTTACGTGATCATCGGCTGTTTGATCCTGTTCACAACCGTCCGAGAGCTGGATATTATGCTTCTCGGCGAGGATGCCGCCACACAGCTGGGGGTTAATACCGACCATCTAAAGAAAAAAGTGCTGGTTGTCTCGTCGGTGATCACATCAGCGGTGGTTTCAGTGACAGGGATTATCGGTTTTGTCGGGCTGGTGGTGCCGCACATTGTCCGGATTTTATCCGGCCCAAAGCATCGGATTCTGCTGCCTTTTTCACTGGTATTTGGAGGGACCTTCCTCATTATCTGTGATACGCTGGCCCGGACTGTTTCCTCACAGGAAATCCCGGTGGGAATCATCACCGCTGCCTTTGGCGGCCCCTTCTTTATTTACCTTTTGCGTAAATCGAAGAAAGGAGGCGCTCGTTGATGGAAGATGCTGTTATGCTGAAATTTGAAGGCGTTCATACCGGTTACGGCAGCAAAGAGGTGATCAAAGGCTTTACAGCAGATATCCATAAAGGCGAGTTTGTCGGCCTTATCGGCTCAAACGGTACCGGTAAATCCACACTGCTTAAATGTCTGTCGGGCCTTCTGCCCATCACTGGCGGCCGGATTGTGGTGAACGGCAGGGATAACGCCGATCTTAAGCAGCGCGAGCGCTCTCAGATGGTGGCGGTGGTACCACAGTCCTTTGACATCGACTATGACTTTACGGTTGAAGATATTGTGCTCATGGGCCGAAATCCTTATCTGAGTTATAAGGACCGCGAGGGCGCTGAGGATTACCGGATTGTGGAGCAGGCCATGAAAATGACCAAAACCCTTGGCTTCAGAGGCCGCATGTTCAATGAATTGAGCGGCGGTGAGAAGCAGCGTGTGATCATTGCCCGGGCCATCGCTCAGGAGCCGGATATTATTCTGCTGGATGAGCCCACCTCCGCGCTGGATGTGCATCATCAGATCGAGGTTATGGAGCTTATCGACCAGCTCAATAAAAACGACCATATGACTGTAGTGGCTGTCCTTCACGATATCAATCTGGCGTCGCGATACTGCAAACGCCTGATCATGATTCAGGGAGGCCGGGTAGTGGCAGACGGGCCGCCGGCCGACGTGGTCATTGAGCGGAATTTGAAACAGCTTTACAATATGAAAATGCTGGTGCGGGAGAATGCGGTTTTTGAGAAACCAGAGATCGTACCCATCCGCGTCCTTGAGGGCGAGGAGGCCAGGAATCCGCTGCACATCCATGTGATCTGCGGCGGCAGCGGAGCTTCAAAGGTTATTGAGGAGCTGGATGACATGGGACACCGTGTAACCGCGGGCGTCATCAATGAGGGCAGCGACGACTGGCTGGTCTGTAAATCACTGAACCTCGATATTGTCGTGGAGCGGCCTTTTACCACCATCTCCATGGAAAAGCAGCAGGAAAATTTAAAACTGATGCAGGATGCGGACATCGTTCTGATCGCGGATGTGCCCTTTGGGCTTGGCAACGTCAATAATCTGGAAGGTCTGGAGGCTCTGGACGCAGAGATTTACCTGCACGCAAACTGTCTGAATAATGATTTTACCGAGGGCAGGCTGGAAGCCTGTCTGAATAAGATACGCGAAAAGAAAACAGTGGTCGAAATCGGAGACCACGACGAGTTTCTGGAAATGCTTCAGCAACGTTAGAAATTGTGATACTTGGGAGATTGTACTATGAATACTTTTATGCTGGCGGGAGTCAGCAGTAATGTTGGGAAAACAACTGTAACCATGGGGGTAATGGCAGCCCTGTGCAAAAGGAATTGTCCGGTTGTCCCTTTTAAAACCGGACCAGATTACATTGATCCGATGTTTCACACCTTTGTCACTGGAAAAAAATCCACCAATCTGGACACCTGGATGGTGGATCAGGAGACAATCCGCTCCCTGTTTTACCACAAGCTGTCGGAGAATTCGGTCGCAGTGATTGAAGGTGTTATGGGGCTCTATGACGGGCACGGTCTGGAGACTGATGTGGGCAGCAGCGCTTATCTGTCAAAGGTTGTGGACGCGCCGGTCTTTTTGATCATTGACGGCCGGGGCATGTCCAAAAGCGCGGCGGCGATGGTAAAGGGCTATGCGGATTTTGACCCAGATACCCGGATTGCCGGTGTGATCATCAATAAGATCGCTTCGGAATCCCATTACCAGCTTTTAAAAGAAATGATTGAGACCTGTACAGGGGTTCCCTGTGTAGGCTATTTTCCGAATTGTCCGGATATTGTTATGAACAGCCGGCATCTCGGCCTCATTCCGGTGGATGAGCTTCAGGGACTTCGGGAACAGGTGGAAAAGGCAGCGGCGCTGGCAGAGGAACACATTGATCTCGATAAGATGCTTCTGCTCAGCCGGAGAGAAGCCGTACCACAGGTTCAGAAAGATCCATTTGACGCCTGTGCAGGGCGTTATGACGATCTGACCATAGGGTTTGCAAAGGATAAGGCATTCAGCTTTTATTATGAGGATAATTTCAATGCCCTAAGGAAGCTGGGGGTCAGGCTGGTACCCTTTAGCCCTCTTGAGGATTATGAACTGCCAAAGGGCCTGGACGCTCTGTATATCGGCGGTGGCTTCCCCGAAATGTTTGGAAGAGACCTTGAGAAGAATCAGGGATTCAGGGAAAGCATCAGGGCGGCTTTAGAAAACGGCCTGCCCTGTTTTGCAGAATGCGGCGGCCTGATGTATCTGACAGAAAGCATGGAAATGCTTGACGGGGAAAGGTATCAGGCGGCAGGCTTTTTTAAGGCAGACACCAAAATGACTAAGCGGCTTCAGCGCTTTGGTTATATTGATATTGATACCGTGATTAACAATACGCCCATACATATTAAGGGGCATGAATTCCATCACAGCCTGGTGCATGAGAAGGAGCCGATCCCCATGCGTTACCAGATCACTAAGGGAGACCGGAAATGGACCTGTGGCTTCTGTAAGGGCAATACCCTTGCCGGGTACCCGCACATCCATTTTTACAGCAACCCACAGTTTTTGCTGGCACTCCTTGATAAAGCCGAAGAAATCAAAAGGTTGGAGGAACAGGACAGTGAGAACAGTAACGGTTAAATCACCGGGCTCCTGCGGAGAATTTATCCAGGGGATCTATCAGGAACAGCCGTGCCTTGTATCCTGCCCCATCGACCTTTATTCCAATATCCGTATTGTGGAAGGGCCAGCTACACGTATGCTCGACACCAAGGCGGTTCAAATGCTTGATCTGATCTTTTCAGAATACAGCATTCCAAGAGAGGAAAAGCATCATATCAATATCCAGATGTCCTCGGAAATTCCCATTGAAAAAGGGATGGCCAGCAGTACTGCGGATATCGCCGGGATTGCCAGAGGGCTGAGTGCCTACTATGATCTGGGCCTCAGCGACAAAACTATCGCGGAGCTCTGCGTGTTTATCGAGCCGACCGATAATATAATGTTTGAACGGCTGAATCTTTTCAACCATGTGTGCGGCGATGTGCTGATGAATTTTGAGGCACAGCTTGAAGCGCAGATTTTGATTGTGGAGTTCAAGGGAGCCGTCAACACCATGAATTTTCATCGTCAGCAGGATGGCTACACGCGCGAGGAGGTCGATCGGTTTGAAGCGGTCCTGAAGCTTTTTAAACAGGGGCTGCAGGATAAAAACCTCAACGCGATCGGGCGTGCCTGTACCGAAAGCGCCCGGTTAAACCAGAAGATTTTATACAAGCCCCATCTTGAAGCGCTTGCAGCCTTGTCTGAGGAATTTGGCGGACACGGGGTTATTACTGGCCACAGTGGCACGGTTATCGGCGTGCTTTACAGCGAGGAGGCCTTTGACTACACTGCTTTTATGCAGCGATTTTTGAACGTTGTCCCTAAGAAGGATTACGACGCGCTGTTTTTGAAGAATATTATTCCCGGCGGCCTGAGAGTTTCCATAGAAAACTGAGCATGGCCTTTCTTTTAGGCCACAGCCGGAGAAGCGGCGGAGTTACCGCGCAAACAACGAAAGGAAAATTAAATGACAGCTTATATCAACAACCCGAAAGAAATTGAAAAAAGAAGCTTTGAGATTATTACCGAGGAGCTCGGCGGAAAGACCTTTCCGCCGGAGATCGCGGATATTGTAAAACGTGTGATTCACACTACCGCTGATTTTGAGTACGCAGACCTGATTGAATTTAAAAACAACGCGGTTGAGAGCGGTTTGAAAGCCCTTGAGGCCGGTAAAAAAATCTATGCGGATACCAGCATGATCAAGGTTGCGGTCAACCGTAAAGCACTGGCAGACCATCAACTTGAGATTGTCAACTATGTTCACGATGAGGATGTTGCAAAGGCCGCCAAGGAGCGAGGGGTTACCCGCTCAACCGTAGGCATGGAAAAAGCCCTGGATGACGATTCGGTCGGTATTTTTGCCATTGGCAACGCGCCAACCGCGCTGTACAAGCTTATCGAATTTATCAAGGAAGGAAAAGCAAAGCCGGATTTAATTGTGGGTGCGCCCATCGGCTTTGTAGGTGCGGCAGAATCCAAGGAAGCACTCGACGAGTTGGACGCCCTGGGGGTTCCATACATTCGCATTAACGGCAGAAAGGGTGGAAGCCCGGTGGTTGCGGCGATTTTAAACGCCATGCTTTATAAATTAGGACGGGATTGGTAAGAGGAAGAATGAAAGGTATATTTTATGGTTTGGGCGTCGGCCCTGGAGATCCAGATTTACTGACAGTAAAGGCACACAAAATTCTGCAGTCGGCAGATGTGATCATCACACCGACTAAAAAAATGGGAAAACCAAGCATCGCATATCGTATTGTGGAAAGCCACATTACCGACCACACACGTGTTGTGGAGATGTCCTTCCCAATGATTTCCTTAAGCGCAGAGCGTGAAACACTGGAAAAGCAGTGGAAAGAAAACGCAGATGAAATTGAAAAAATTCTGGAAGAAGGAGAAAGCGTTGTTTTTTTAACCCTTGGAGACCCAATGGTATTCAGCACCTATTCCTATGTGATGGAATACCTTCTGGAGCGGGGCGTCGAGGTGGTGACCCTTTCCGGCGTGCCGTCCTTCTGTAACCTGGCAGCGCAGATCAATGTTCCGCTGACCCAGGGAGAGGAATCA
The DNA window shown above is from Eubacterium limosum and carries:
- a CDS encoding iron-sulfur cluster assembly scaffold protein; the protein is MEYSHEVNSMCCVASNANHGCAPIPEEGRWVQAKEVKDISGLTHGVGWCAPQQGACKLTLNVKDGIIQEALIETIGCSGMTHSAAMASEILPGKTILEALNTDLVCDAINTAMRELFLQIVYGRTQTAFSEDGLPVGAGLEDLGKGLRSQVGTMYGTLAKGPRYLEMAEGYVTKVALNEKDEIIGYSFVQLGKMMENIKKGMDPKEAMDAASGQYGQFDGAAKYIDPRNE
- a CDS encoding cysteine hydrolase family protein; protein product: MNQALILIDYTCDFVAPDGKLTAGAPAQAIDENLAAAIGETIEAGGMVFVVNDLHLENDGSHPETALFPPHNLLGSPGREVYGKTAEKLRTYQTLENRQVFYMDKFRYSAFAGTALDILLRQNHIQKLELAGVCTDICVLHTAISAYNLGYEVTVHKNRVASFNAEGHKWALEHFKSSLGFTVV
- a CDS encoding DUF2284 domain-containing protein, yielding MDYIHKFSIGPVEMDKMLEEYHQLRKTRRYCAACPNYNKYWSCPDYAFDEALFLKEFKYMYLIAREYEIPREDRQKIFGIQPVAEYCKQVMQAMKVESWKDLLDLEAEFPGTLSLMPGNCHVCDISGEGCAKPKGQKCRHPELMRFSLESLGFDVDAICKYEIGVLLLWPKEGHLPEKLCAVMALMSNEKIPMDAIKAHFPDAKKSWLRFSDTAPEARNEVRPSVKRQESWIDNMKKQNLEKAEDPAYKPQKSWIGFKSEALDSGDYVKERPWREEEPEEVPAAPEETVALVEEMIESSAEPEPAVELETIVPEPSAQPETVSEDEEDSKYKWLGFKRSVEEAEEEFKKRPIPKFNVPEEEEKTDESAAEATQTEMEAPAAETVPEIMETPMAEPEPEPVQPAPEHQPEPAPEPPAPEPVEEEIELLDASSVANVLSAAIEIAKDVVGDDFIPEEPPVFNEPEPVSQTAATEPTPAEEEDDSKYKWLGFKATNLEEEEGFKKGGWKKNY
- the mtnA gene encoding S-methyl-5-thioribose-1-phosphate isomerase → MKPVYYENGALKMLDQTLLPTEEVTHSYTDYREIATAIVDMIVRGAPAIGVTAGYGVYFGALEFKELPREAFLKEMETVCQVLRATRPTAVNLFWAVDRMEGVIENNAEKTPAEITALLKTEADAICSEDIQMCRDMGAYGAELIHRKDTILTHCNAGALATADYGTALGVVRAAWEAGKEISVYADETRPFLQGARLTAYELHKDGIPVTLITDNMAGWMMKQGKIDCVVVGADRIARNGDVANKIGTYSVSILAKAHGIPFYVAAPTSTIDFNMWSGDDIVIEERDTREISHIKGQQIAPDGVRMENPAFDVTPHQNVTAIITEKGVVYPPFDLSIPRLQDK
- a CDS encoding MTAP family purine nucleoside phosphorylase; translated protein: MLYYKADIGVIGGSGLYELYPDVKKIDVDTPYGKTSDAISLVTVGDKKVAFMPRHGKDHTLNPSEINYRANIDAFAQLGIRALISPCCVGSLRPEIAPGDFVVTDQFINMTSGRKDTFNESPNVVHLSSADPYDSGLRQIALEEAEKLGIKTHDGGTVVVVNGPRFSTRAESRMFAMMGADVVNMTQYPEGYLCLEKGIPVVNIALITDYDAGLEGRPDIKPVQAEDVARVLEDNNDRVKQLIFKMIERI
- a CDS encoding GGGtGRT protein; protein product: MPLFESYERRIDKINEVLKANGIASLEEAMAICDEKGIDVAGIVKGIQPICFENACWAYTLGAALAIKRGAKTAADAAEIVGEGLQAFCIPGSVAEQRKVGLGHGNLGAMLLREETDCFAFLAGHESFAAAEGAIGIARNANKVRKKPLRVILNGLGKDAALIIARINGFTYVKTDYDYATGTLNIVEKTAYSDGERAAVNCYGSNDVQEGVAIMHHEGVNVSITGNSTNPTRFQHPVAGTYKKEALEQGKKYFSVASGGGTGRTLHPDNMAAGPASYGMTDTMGRMHSDAQFAGSSSVPAHVEMMGLIGMGNNPMVGATVSVAVAIEEAMK